The Pseudanabaena sp. ABRG5-3 genome includes the window ATTTACCCTCTGACCTCGCATTATGTCGCGTCACCTTTGAGGGTAATGCGGACATGAGCTACGAAATGACATTAGAAAACTCAGAATTTGTAGGCTACTTAATTGATGTTGTCTCCAGTATTCGAGATAAAGGCTATGTAGATTTCCCTCAAGTCTTTTACAGCAAGCTCTTTAGAATCAAACTTGCTAGTACTGAAGGCAATTAAAGGCAATTACATAGATAGTTCAAAAAATTTGGCAAATTTTTTAGCAGCTAGCAAACCAAAAAATATCAATTAATGTATAATCCTAAGCTCAAATCTTGCCAAAAAAAACAAAGTCAGCTACAGTCCTGATGCAGCTTTTCCAAAGGCAAAAGAACAGTCAAATTTAAGGGGACTACATTGTGACATATGCCACCCAAAGCCTTGAGAAACCTGAGCGCCAGTCAGAAACTGTCGCAAAAAAGGTCGATCCGATGATTGTCAGAGCCGCTAAACAGATTTATCGCT containing:
- the ebsA gene encoding type IV pilus biogenesis protein EbsA → MAIELKAAPPQEVSIYMPYYREPSKRQALPYAISLYKQGEITGERHVEGSPAVSFMAVWRVANLPSDLALCRVTFEGNADMSYEMTLENSEFVGYLIDVVSSIRDKGYVDFPQVFYSKLFRIKLASTEGN